The DNA segment TCCAACTATCGCAGACATGACAGCAACAAAGCACCACAAGAGAAGTTAAATTGAAGTTTCTAATGCATTACCAGCGTAGCCAAATGCAGCATGGATCTCCAAATGAAGGAAATGCACAATGTCCACTAGCTTCTCCGTCACCTTCAATTACGAGTGTAAGATTGATCAATTCAAAGAAATCTGATAAATTTATCTAAAACAGTTTAACCATCTCATGCTATATAAAATATGTATCATGTAACAAGCCCACCAAGTAGAAATCAAATTACCATTGTTAATTTCAAAAACAAAAGAGATCATAAATCACCATTGACTTGCTACCTCTTCCAATATCTTGAACCAGAGGGATTTCTTTTTCAAGCTTTTGACATGCTTCCTTTGACTTTTCAACTCTGTCCTTAAAATTGGAAGGCTATCTCCTACATAACATTAAACATAGAATATTATACCAGACATGCAGcaaatgagaaaaagaaaaggaaaagaaaaagaagaaggcaaGAAAGCACAAGAAACAAAGAGGATTAAGAAACACTCAGGTGCTAGTCTATATCAAACCTAACATCTTTTTTGGACTAAGAGTTTGAATTAACCTGCCTTAATCAGGATCTGATTTAAATCATTTACCTTGGTAGTTACATTGAAAAATTTAATCTTGTGAACCACAAAACCAATATTGATCTGCAAAGTGATTATCCTTCAAGCGATCATCTAATAACCCCACATACTCAACAAGAAATTTTTTAGATCACCAGACAAAATAGTCTATAGTTATTACAGACTGGTCTGAGAGGAAAAGATTCTGAAAGGAGGTGAGCAGTAAAAACTACTCACAACTCATGAAGACTAAGTAATCAACGCCAGAACCCACAACCTGTCAGTTTATTTTAGAAAGAACTAAAAACTAAAGGATCCACAATTATGGTTCACCACACCTGAAAGTATAGAGAAGTATGTTGGGTGTCTACAACCAAAGACTAAAAGAAGAATCAATAGATCAGTATAAATTCCCTCCACCTGGTTGAGATTTCCCTGGTTGTACCACCTAATCTTTCATTCAACGATCAAACAAGAACCAAAAAATTTACCAGCTATGCAACTACTGCAAACTGTCACTGCCTGACTGCCTCCTATAGTCCATTCTACACCATTCCCTCAATTCCCATGGGGAAAACTTGAATTGTGCTACAAAGCCTTCTTTTGACTTCTACCCAAAATGAACTTGAAGTCATTTTTGAGTAGGGGTGCTCCGATTTTCCCTGCATAGCCCCAAGGCAGGACGAGGACACAGATATGAGAAAGTAAGATTTCCATTTGCggtttttctaaagaaaatttgaCTTGTTCCCAGACTGATGCAATATCGAGTGCAAACAATCTCTTCTAATAATTATATTTGGCTATTAAAATATGTTAGTATCCAATGCTTGGACACTTAGAGATCAGACTTTTTAACAAGAGTACTTGGTCATTGGACCTGAAGGCAACAAACCATAATTAGAAGTCCACCAACAATATTAAGGCTTCAAATTAGCGTATTGACCAACGTACATTTATTTAACTTTTATCTTTGCTGGCAACTTGTCTTGTTTTGAAGTCACGTTTTTTCTCTAGAATAGATTAACTGAAGTCTTTACAACTTACAGTACAAGAGTTGATATTCGGATGAAAGTGTGAGATTTGCTTTTGATTCTATTCCAGAGAGATGTCTATTCCCTAAACGAAGTCTTCAACAGAGATTATTCAGAAGGATTATAAAATGTAAATCCGGAGTTGCTTCCCATTCTCCTCCTAAATTCCCCCCTTTTTACTCATGACCTTTGAGATTTCCCCATGCGAACATTCACTAAACACTGTTACATTAGTAACCTGTTCAATGAACCCCATACATACCGACATATGGAGTGCTCTGAAGACACCACAACATGAAAAAATTGCTATGCTGGTAGACCATAAGAATATGGCGAACACTAAACACATTGAGTTCATACATGGAAAATGGAGCTTCAAGCTGCATTAAGGAAAAACAAATTTAACAGGGAATAACTGTTGATATGGGATACCTCTCTGAGTAGCATTTGAAGTATCGTCTTCTTGAACTTTACGCCTATAATCTTGTTCAAATCTGTCCAATGCATGACATTCATGGTATAGCTCCTGCAAAAAGCAAAAAATTCTCCTTACTAGAGCCTGAGCTGGTTAATCTggtttgaaggaagtggaatgcAAGTAGATGTCCCCAGTTACAGCAAATGAATGAGCAAATAAAGCCCCCAGTCCAGCTTCTttgatcatttttctttttttcctttttttcttttgctttttttattttttatttttgtgataagcACAAAGCTCTCTAACTCCACCTGTATGAGTTTTACTCACAATGCCTATCCCGAATAGGAATGACAGAGGAGGGTTGCAGTAGGTTGGCAGCAGCATAAGACTAGCCAATTCATAATAAATGctcagaatatatatatatatatatctttggGACGTGATGAACTAGGCACACATTACATCAGTACACAGAGTGATGAAAATAAGCTTAGGTCTTCCATCAAATCGCCGCCTGGGTGTGTAGGATATGAGTTAGGGTTCCCACATCATGAAAAGGTATGGGCAAAGAAGCTAGTCCCGCCACATCAACGCCGGGATGTGGGGCAAACTATAAAAGGATAAGCCATCATGGACGCGCGTGTGTAAAGAAGCTAGTCCCCCCACATTGGTGCTCAGATGTGgtgcaaaaacaaaaaaggtcCCCACCTCATGGACGGATGAGGACAAAGAAGCTATAAGATAGTTAGTGTAACGACCGggccggtcgtttcgagagttatagccccgttcccccattttatgcttcttttgtgttctacaGTTGTATTTTGACTTACcaggttagttggttcgggtccggagtgaTTTTGGAGTAAATTGAGACACTTACTCTCTTTTGTGAAGGCTTAAGTTGGGAAAGTTGACTGGATGTTAGACTTATGTATAAAcgacctcggattggaattttgatgattctgttagctctattaggtgaatttggacttaggagcgtgtccggaatGTGATGtgaaggtccgtggtagaattaggcatgaattggcgaaagttggaattttggcgatttttggtcggcagtggaaattttgatattggggtcggaatggaattctggaagttggagtaggttcgtggtgtcatttctgacttgtgtgcaaaatttggggtcattcggacgtgatttgataggtttcggcgtcgtttgtgaaatttgaaagtttagaagttcttaggcttgaatcctagggtaatttggtgttttgatgttgttttgagtgactcaaaggttcgactaagtttgaatgatgttatggtatgcgttggtatgtttggttgaggtcccaaagcctcgggtgagtttcaggtggttaacggaCTTGGTTTTTGATTGGCAACATGGCTGAATTGCTTATATCTGGTATCGGCTGTTTCTAGTTTCCTTGTACGCGATCGTAGGAGTCCATTCGCGATCATGTAGGCTTATTTGGGGGCAGAGGTGAGTTTGTTCTACGCGATTGCAGAGATAGGATCGCGATCGTGTAGGTATGCGAAGTTGTGCATCGCGGACGCGTGGCTGAggtcacgttcgcgtagaaggatttggAGCAGTAGTGAGGTGAAGGAATTTGCTCTATGCAATCGCGTAGAGCTGGGCGCGTTCGCGTAATTTTGAGAGATTGTGATTCGCGATCGCATGTGTATTTTCGCGATCGAGTAAGGTTAAAATGTGGGGCAGCctgtttgtgcttcgcgatcgcaagGCTATTTCCGCGATCGCAATGAAGGACATCTGGGCAGTATATAAAAGGTTCAAAAACGAGGGTTCCGGGATTTTTCACAATTCTAACATTCTTGAGCTcggttttggagatttttgagagGATTTTGAAGGtgaatcttgaggtaagttcctAGTGATCATTTCTATTCAATAATTATGCTTCCTCACTAATTTTCCCACCTAGTTGGTGTGTTTTTGAGATGTAATTTGGGAGTTTgaggcttggaaattggagagatgattttggggatttgaatggccatttgatgtcggattttgatgaatttggtatgggtaaactcgtgagtgaatggactttctagttttgtgacttttgtcggattccgagacgtgggccgggTTTGAgtgaatttcgggatttgtgtccaattaagtaatttttcttgtggaattggttctttggcctatattgattgcattgtattacttttggctagattcagaacgtttggaggccgattcgagaggcaaggtcatcgcggagtaggattttgctttGTTTAAGGTAAGTAACGTTTCCAAACTTGGTTCCGAgagttcgaaaccccgaactatgtgttatgtgattagtattgaggtgacgcacatgccaagtgacgggtgtgcgggcgtgcaccgtgagaatcggGACCTGGTTCATCCCATGGCACCGTTTAGTGACTCGTTCTTGCTTATATATGTGTTTCcatcatgtgattaagtaaatgagctgtaaatcatgctagatatcatgttagggctttacgccgatactgttgggacccctagtggttgtttcttgctgtcatctcactagtttcattgatattctgtactaaggcctcatttgttttttttaagattaagacgtctgaatctgaatacacatctgaatatcaagatTTGTAAtaagattaagacatctgaatctgaatacacatctgaatatattaagatgtgtattaagatctgaatagaaATAGTTAAGattgtttgatttttaacatctgaatgtataaaatttatctttatttgaaaattaataaacataaaattcaaatgaaataacTAATCTAATATTCTGTCAATAAAATATACAGTTTTCTAAAATACGATAGTTgttggtggtgatggctaacgggTGAATGCCGACTAGAGGCGGTGGTAGTTGATGGTGGTGGTTTTTCATGCTAGTAgctagtagctagtagtgattgTTAGTAGTggcgattatgattgaggatggtggtggtggtTGGTGAATAATGGCGGGTGGTGATAGTAGTTGTGACTGAGGAAggtggtgggtgggtggtggtaggTTATAATGATGGGCAGTGCCGACTGTGGTTGTTGATGGGGTGGTCAGTggtggtagttgaggtggatgagtgttGATTGTGGGTGAGAATGATGGTGGTCGGAGTGGTAGGGACAGTGGGTGGTGATGGTAGATAATGGTGgcggctatgattgaggatgataATGGTGTGGTGGTGGTGGACGTGGTGGTGGGGAGGGGTGGTGGTTTAGCATGGTGGTGGCGGCGGCATagtggtagttgataatgataGGCGATGGCGGTAattaataatgaatatgtgatagcatcttaatgaaattaagtctctgttatagatcttaatcatacagacctattcagacccattaagtagttgtgaagtaaaaaaacaaacacatttaatgattaagatctgaataattaaaattcaaactttaaaaacaaacgTATATAATgtctgagatctgaatgattaagattcagacatccattaagtgcaaacaaatgaggcctaagtcttattcatgcatttcatatcatgtctcagtctcaaTTGTTATTTAttggcatatcatatcattgttccgggtTAGTTTTCAGGGCATTGTGTGcccgtgtgtgagactggagagtgatgactgagtgaggccgagagcctgattatgagtgatagttatgggatcGGACTGTACGCCGCAGCagttatgttgatgattatgataacgcttgggctgtagaagcccctccggagtctgcacacccccagtgagcgcagatgatattattgagggatggatttccctggacatggatttgtccgaagtcttgatatctggagatggatttctccaaaGGGTTGGATTACCCTTCTTCCTCGATACTGGTTGACTTgcagtcagtgttgtatatgttccgggatggatttccctgggccggatggccatatgcagtaccgagtggttgagcacttgagagtgggagcacatggtgcatttcatacattcTGTGCATGGGCATGTAGAGTTTAGCTGAGCTTTATATCTCACTTTGTTCAGATCTGTATTTTATTTTACTGTTTGAGCTGTATACTTGAATTGATAGCATGCCTACTTTTCCTGCACAGTTTATTTCTGTTACCTGTTGAGGTTAAGtttgtcactacctatcagtccatagtttggacttgttacttactgagttggtgtacttacgttaccccctgcacctcgtgtgcagatccaagtatctCTGGCCACGGTAGCAGTTGTTGATTTACTCAGTAGCAGATCatcggagatagcgaggtagctgcctggcgatcgcagtcctgcttttctccttctttatcttccCTTTAGTGTATTTTGGTTATtctcagactatgttagtcttgctATTTTCAGAACAGTTTGTAGTAGTTGCTTATGACTCAGTGACACCACGATGTTTGGGGCTTTATTTTCTGCATTTCAAATTTCGAGTTCAACTCTTGTTTTCTTTTATGAAATTCTGTTAAACATGATGTCTTTTGGCATAGTTTTTAATGAATTATGGTAGTATTGTGGgagtcggctggcctagttttattgataggtgtcatcacgacaggtttgagtttagggtcgtgatagttAGATTCAGGTAGGTAGCTACAACATAGGCTCTTTGACAGAAAAGTCAATAGATTTAGTGGAAACGTTAAAAATGAGGAAGTTAATATTGCATGCCTCCAGGAAACTAAATGGACAGGTCAAAAGACTAGAGATATAGACAACGCGGGTTATAAATAAAGGTATTGTTGGGTagacaaaaacaaaaatgagtgGGTATTATTGTAGAACGGGGACTTGACAAGGTTGTAGAGGTAAAGCGAGTTGGGAATAGGACTATCTCATTGAGTTTTGTTCTGGAAATGAGACAATTAATGTCATTAGTGCCTATGCTTCACAGGTAGGATTAGATGCggaagttttttttttgtcaTGAAATAAGGTTAAAATAGGCGTCAAGAAGATGCAAAGTTACAAGGAGCATAATTACAggaaacaaaaatacaaaagaaattgTTAGCCCCTATACAATGTGTCAATCTAGAACAAGAGTGCTAACGAACTCCAAAAAGTGTCCAGGGGATAACTTAGTCTAACAAAACAAATTGAGGAAGCATTTAGCCTTAAGCGAGTAATTTAGAATTGAGATTCCATCAAAACATCTTCTATTCCTCTCGGTCcataaacaacaaaaataattgCAAGAATCATCAGCCAAATCTTTTTTATGGTCTTATCAACTTTCCGAAGAGTCCAACTCATGTGTCCTCACTCAAATTCTGTGGCATGACCCAGCTTAAGCCAAATACAGTAGAACATGTTCCATATATCAGTGGCCACTAGGCAGTGCATGAACAAGCGACTTACAATTTCCTGATTTCTTTTGCATAGCTGACATCTGCTGACTAACTGAAAACCTCGTTTGTTAAGGTTGTCATGTGTTAGCCAGGATGCTCCCAAACTGTGTATTTATTTGGTGATTTATGTTGACAGTATCGTTATTATCAGCAATATCAGGATGTGATGTAACACCTCTTTTAGCACTTCcagactaaggatctgggcaAATTGAAATATTTTTAGGTAATAAGGTCGTTCAATCTAGATCAGGTATTGTTATTTCCCAAAGAAAGTATGCTTTAGACATTCATGAGGATACGGAATGAGAAGTTGTAGACCCATTGACACTCATATAGATCGGAATGCAAAGCTTCTGCGAGGGCAGGGGGGCCTCTTAACAATTCCACAAGATATAGACCGGTAAGTTGAATTACCTCATAGTGACTAGGCATGTCATTTCCTTTCTTATGAGTATTGTAAGTTAGTTTATGGACTCTTTGGGATGCAGCTGTCTCCATTCTCCAGTATATAAAATCCGGCCCAGGCAAAGGACTATTCTTTGAAAATCGAGACGATGAGCAAATCGTTGGATACACAAATGCTAGTTGGGCAGGATCACCTACTGGTAGATGCTCTACGTCTAgatattgtgttttagtaggagGTAATTTTGTGTCTACGTCTAGATATGGTATAGGCTTGTGGAAGAACATAACCAAACTGTTTTACCAGAACTGCAGGTTGCAAGTTGGTAATGGGACAAACATAAAATTTTGGAGAGACAAGCGGCTGAAGAATTCAGCTTTGCAAACTGATTATCCTAATCTTTTCCTGATCCCTAGTAATCCAGACTACACTATCTCACAAAATAGAGCGGACAATGCATGGAACCCACAGCTCAGAAGGAACCTACAGGAATGGGAGCTTGAAGAGCTACTCAAATTACTTGAAAGATTAGAGAATTGCATAACCAGTGAGCAGATTTCAGACAGACTAAGATGGAGTGATAAAGCAGATGGTCTATACTCTGTTAAAGCAGGATATTCAACTCTTTATGCCCAGAATGAGATGGTGGATAATTGGCCATGAAAATTAATCTGGAAAACAAAATTACCCCCTAAGATGATTTGTTTCAGCTAGAAAAGCACTCTACGAAGCATGTTTGCCTCATGACAATCTCCAGATAAGGAACATACACATTGTCAACAGATGCTACATGTGCCATCAGAACATAGAAACCAACAGTCATCTCCTACTACATTGTGCAGTTGCTATAGATATTTGTGTAACATGTTCCGTTTTTGGACATGAAAGGTTTAAGGATGCCTTCATGTGCTGGAGTTCTTGGAAAGTTGGTAGGTCCATCAGGAAGATCTGGAAAATGATTCCTGCCTGTGTTTTTCGGTGGGTATCTGGACAGAAAGGAATTGAAGATGTTTTGATGGAATATCAACTCCTAATCACACTCTCAGTTTGTCTTTTATCTTTACATAGCTGGAGTAATTGATAAGTTTTTGAACTTTTTTAGCTCCTTATCTTTAGTACAGGGCACATTGTAATGGAGCTAACAAACTCACCTTTGCATTTACTATCTTTTGTACTATTTGCATCTATTTGATGCCATTAATGATATCACTTACTTCATCCAAAAAAAAGGAAGCAAGTTTGTGTCTTAGAAAAGCAAGAAACAAAATGTGGTTGCTCGATCTAGTGCAGAAGTAGAATATCGAACAATGGCTATGCAACATGTGAGCTAGTTTGGGTCAAACAGTTGCTCAGAGAATTGAAATTTGGAGAAATCCATCTGATGAAACTTGCGTGTGATAATCAAGTTGCCCTTCATATTGTATTAAATCCGGTATTCAATGAGaggactaaacacattgagacTGAGTGATCGTCATAGAAAAAAATACTCTTAGAAGATATTGTTACAAAGTTTGTGAAGTTAAAtgaacaagctcggtacatatgatttatatgcaccgGCTTGGGGGAGTGTTATATATAGTATACTTAGTGTCCCACATCGGAAAATAGTTATTATGTGTGTTGTAAAGTATGGGTATAAAATTGAGCTCCataaaacaacagttgagaagtATCTTTAATAATATTCTCCTGTTCCTTTATTACTCACAAAGAGATGAAAAAAAAGTAGAACGAATGAGAGAAAACTCACAGCTGTATATTGAACCAAAATCATGAGCTGCTGCATTACAGCCTCTGCTTCTTCTTTCAATTGTTTATGAGGTGTCAGTTCAGATTCCAACCTAAATATAACGAAATGCACTATAAATGATATGAACACACATTTCACTGTTCGGATGACAAGCAAGCAATACTAGACTAAAGTTTATAGcaagtacttttcaaaataacGGTCCAAGTTGTGCCATTGAGGATCTTTGCAGCGATTTCCAAAACGAACCACTTCACCAGAGAATATTTTCAGTTCATCCCTGTCATATTACAAGAATAATAGGAATTTCACACTCTACGCACAAAACCTGAAAGTAGCATCTACTTTACGGCAATAAGCTATCTCAGAATCTTTCACACCTCTTGTCTGCTGCAGCAATTCTCAAGAGTTCATCCATATCGTTTGATACCAATAGCTGCACACCTTCTGAAGGAAGAACCACCTCCTTCAAATGCTTAATATTCTCTTGTGAAAGGGAATGCATAAGATTGCCCCCCTTGACAATGGTGTTTGCAACTTCAAATGCCAGAATTGATATTGTAATTCCCTTTGTTGCCATGCTTGACGCAAAACCGCTACTTAGATTTAAATTTGTCATGCTGCTACCCAGTGTGTCCAACACATCTACTGCTTTACCGAACCCTGCTGTACCAGCTCTCCCCAACAGTGAACTTACTTCCGAAACCTTTCAAgcgaaaaaataaataaattccagTTAACAGAATCCAGTGAGCTTTATCCATTTTGGAGGCTATACCATGACAATCTGTGTCATGCAGTATCCGATGTTGTGATAAAGAGTAGTAGACATTTTCAGGGATTTATCAAATTCCATTCTACAGTTTTATCAGAGGAGTTACAAGAGATGAAGCAAAAAATACCAAGTAACTCATCATAATCGCACGGGGTTTCCCGCATTCTTAGTTTCACATAACATACTCGAAAAAACAAACACTGCATCAATAAAAGCATTTCTTTTGTTccttcacttggtttcttcttctctctttcaCATTTGATTTATCCATTTTCTTGAGAAATCTTCCATTTGTATAAGTGGATCCACCCCTCATATTTGCTTATTGTCAATGGGGGCCATTTATCTTTATAAACTATTACATCGAATTTCAgaccataactaacaatgaaagaaaagagagatGCATCCAGGTCATAGCCAAAAGACATAACATAGCATATGTGATTGACTACTCATATTTGCAATCTTTTTAACAGTAAAGCCGTAAAGGTATACTTTTATTGATGAAACAGCTCTTGAACTATTCACCTTTGCAATTGCAACTTGCTTTGACCTTGTTGATGTAGATTTATTAGATAAATCTCTGGACAATCTTGGAATTCCATCATAAATATCATCCATAGGAGCCCCACGGGAAATCCTATTCACCTCAGGAAAAGATAATGCTGATTCACTTAGTTGGTTATCAGTGCTTTCCCCAGCCGTAGATTGCATAGGATCACTATTTATGTGTGTGGGCAATCTATGTGACGGATAAACAACTCCAGCACCATTACTATGTGGAATGCCACCATCTGTTGTGCTCTCAGCGGCAGATCTTCTAGAGCAAATGCCACCCATCTTCTGAATATGACCT comes from the Nicotiana sylvestris chromosome 4, ASM39365v2, whole genome shotgun sequence genome and includes:
- the LOC104240956 gene encoding protein PSK SIMULATOR 1-like; the protein is MGGICSRRSAAESTTDGGIPHSNGAGVVYPSHRLPTHINSDPMQSTAGESTDNQLSESALSFPEVNRISRGAPMDDIYDGIPRLSRDLSNKSTSTRSKQVAIAKVSEVSSLLGRAGTAGFGKAVDVLDTLGSSMTNLNLSSGFASSMATKGITISILAFEVANTIVKGGNLMHSLSQENIKHLKEVVLPSEGVQLLVSNDMDELLRIAAADKRDELKIFSGEVVRFGNRCKDPQWHNLDRYFEKLESELTPHKQLKEEAEAVMQQLMILVQYTAELYHECHALDRFEQDYRRKVQEDDTSNATQRGDSLPILRTELKSQRKHVKSLKKKSLWFKILEEVTEKLVDIVHFLHLEIHAAFGYADGDRPVKNNHERLGSAGLALHYANIISQIDILVTRPGTIPPSTRDALYQGLPPSIKSTLRFKLLSFSLKEELTVLQIKGEMEKTLQWLVPMATNTTKAHHGFGWVGEWANTGSEISRKPASQVDLLRIETLYHADKDKTEAFILELVVWLHHLVSQSRIAANDGVRSPIRSPNQKLIQFSTHKPSSPSSPLTVEDQEMLRDVSKRKLTPGISKSQEFDTAKTRLSKYHRLSKSSSHSPVSETRKDPFPIRRPSSVPVIDFDIDRMKALDVIDRVDTIRGA